One segment of Pseudomonas sp. FP2196 DNA contains the following:
- the cysS gene encoding cysteine--tRNA ligase, which translates to MLTIYNTLTKSKEVFKPLDGNNVRMYVCGMTVYDYCHLGHGRSMVAFDLVTRWLRFSGYNLTYVRNITDIDDKIINRANENGESFEALTERMIAAMHEDEARLNIKKPDMEPRATDHIPGMHAMIQTLIDKGFAYAPGNGDVYYRVGKFMGYGKLSRKKIEDLRIGARIEVDEAKEDPLDFVLWKGVKPGEPSWESPWGAGRPGWHIECSVMSTCCLGETFDIHGGGSDLEFPHHENEIAQSEAATGKTYANAWMHCGMIRINGEKMSKSLNNFFTIRDVLDKYHPEVVRYLLVSSHYRSAINYSEDNLKDAKGALERFYHALKGLPNVAPAGGEAFVERFTTVMNDDFGTPEACAVLFEMVREINRLRESDLNAAAGLAARLKELASVLGVLQLEADDFLQAGAEGRVDAAQVDALIAARLAARAGKDWAESDRIRDQLTAMGVVLEDGKGGTTWRLAD; encoded by the coding sequence GTGCTGACGATCTACAACACGCTCACCAAGAGCAAAGAAGTCTTCAAGCCGCTCGATGGCAACAACGTGCGCATGTACGTCTGCGGGATGACCGTGTACGACTACTGCCACCTGGGCCACGGCCGCAGCATGGTCGCGTTCGACCTGGTGACCCGCTGGTTGCGGTTCAGCGGTTACAACCTGACCTATGTGCGTAACATCACCGACATCGACGACAAGATCATCAACCGGGCCAACGAGAACGGCGAGTCGTTCGAAGCGTTGACCGAGCGCATGATCGCCGCGATGCACGAAGACGAAGCGCGCCTGAACATCAAGAAGCCGGACATGGAACCGCGCGCCACGGATCACATTCCGGGCATGCACGCGATGATCCAGACCCTGATCGACAAGGGTTTCGCCTACGCCCCGGGCAATGGCGACGTGTACTACCGCGTCGGCAAGTTCATGGGCTATGGCAAGCTGTCGCGCAAGAAGATCGAAGACTTGCGCATCGGTGCGCGGATCGAGGTCGACGAAGCGAAGGAAGATCCGCTGGACTTCGTCCTGTGGAAAGGCGTCAAACCGGGCGAGCCAAGCTGGGAATCGCCGTGGGGCGCCGGGCGTCCGGGCTGGCACATCGAGTGCTCGGTGATGTCGACCTGCTGCCTGGGTGAGACTTTCGACATTCATGGCGGCGGCAGCGATCTGGAATTCCCGCACCACGAAAACGAAATCGCCCAGAGCGAAGCGGCCACCGGCAAGACCTACGCCAACGCGTGGATGCATTGCGGCATGATCCGAATCAATGGCGAGAAGATGTCCAAGTCCTTGAACAACTTCTTCACCATTCGCGACGTGCTCGACAAGTACCACCCGGAAGTCGTGCGTTACCTGCTGGTGTCGAGCCACTACCGCAGCGCGATCAACTACTCGGAAGACAACCTCAAGGACGCCAAAGGCGCACTCGAGCGTTTCTACCACGCGTTGAAAGGCCTGCCGAACGTGGCGCCGGCCGGCGGCGAAGCGTTCGTCGAGCGTTTCACCACGGTAATGAACGACGACTTCGGTACGCCGGAAGCCTGCGCGGTGCTGTTCGAGATGGTGCGTGAGATCAACCGTCTGCGTGAGAGCGATCTCAATGCAGCGGCCGGTCTGGCGGCACGTCTGAAAGAACTGGCCAGTGTGTTGGGCGTGTTGCAGCTTGAGGCCGACGATTTCCTCCAGGCGGGCGCTGAAGGGCGTGTCGATGCGGCGCAAGTTGATGCGCTGATTGCAGCGCGTCTGGCGGCACGGGCCGGTAAGGACTGGGCTGAGTCTGACCGTATTCGTGACCAGCTCACCGCCATGGGCGTGGTGCTGGAAGATGGCAAGGGCGGCACGACCTGGCGTCTGGCTGACTGA
- a CDS encoding peptidylprolyl isomerase, translating into MTQVKLTTNHGDIVIELNAEKAPITVANFIEYVKAGHYENTVFHRVIGNFMIQGGGFEPGMKEKKDKRPSIQNEADNGLPNEKYTVAMARTMEPHSASAQFFINVADNSFLNHSAKTTQGWGYAVFGKVTAGTDVVDKIKGVSTTSKAGHQDVPADDVIIEKAEIIEA; encoded by the coding sequence ATGACTCAAGTTAAATTGACCACCAATCATGGCGACATCGTCATCGAACTGAACGCTGAAAAGGCGCCGATCACCGTCGCCAACTTCATCGAGTACGTCAAAGCCGGTCACTACGAAAACACTGTTTTCCACCGTGTCATCGGTAACTTCATGATCCAGGGCGGCGGTTTCGAGCCAGGCATGAAGGAAAAGAAAGACAAGCGCCCAAGCATCCAGAACGAAGCGGACAACGGCCTGCCGAACGAGAAGTACACCGTCGCCATGGCCCGCACCATGGAGCCGCATTCGGCTTCCGCGCAGTTCTTCATCAACGTGGCTGACAACAGCTTCCTGAACCACAGCGCCAAGACCACCCAGGGTTGGGGTTACGCCGTGTTCGGTAAAGTGACCGCCGGTACCGACGTTGTCGACAAGATCAAAGGTGTTTCGACCACTTCCAAGGCCGGCCACCAGGACGTACCAGCAGACGACGTGATCATCGAGAAAGCCGAGATCATCGAAGCGTGA
- the lpxH gene encoding UDP-2,3-diacylglucosamine diphosphatase — protein sequence MILLISDLHLEEERPDITRAFLDLLAGRARSASALYILGDFFEAWIGDDAMTPFQRSICQALRELSDSGTAIFLMHGNRDFMLGKAFCKQAGCTLLKDPSVVQFYGEPVLLMHGDSLCTRDVGYMKLRRYLRNPITLFILRNLPLSTRHKLARKLRSESRAQVRMKANDIVDVTPEEIPRIMQEFGVKTLIHGHTHRPAIHKLQLGEQAAKRIVLGDWDRQGWALQVDESGYALAPFDFAPPPQLAAPAN from the coding sequence GTGATATTGCTGATTTCAGACTTGCATCTGGAAGAGGAGCGCCCGGACATTACCCGGGCGTTTCTGGATTTGCTCGCCGGACGCGCCCGCTCGGCGAGTGCGTTGTATATTCTGGGCGACTTCTTCGAGGCGTGGATTGGCGACGACGCCATGACGCCCTTCCAGCGCTCCATCTGCCAGGCCCTGCGCGAATTGAGCGACAGCGGCACGGCCATTTTTCTGATGCACGGCAATCGCGACTTCATGCTCGGCAAGGCCTTCTGCAAACAGGCCGGCTGCACATTATTGAAGGACCCGAGTGTCGTGCAGTTTTACGGCGAGCCGGTGCTGTTGATGCACGGCGACAGCCTCTGCACCCGCGACGTCGGCTATATGAAGCTGCGTCGTTACCTGCGTAATCCGATCACCCTGTTTATCTTGCGGAACCTGCCTTTAAGCACCCGGCATAAACTGGCGCGCAAACTGCGCAGCGAGAGCCGCGCGCAGGTGCGGATGAAGGCCAATGACATTGTCGATGTCACGCCGGAAGAGATTCCGCGGATCATGCAGGAATTTGGCGTTAAAACCCTGATTCACGGGCACACCCATCGCCCCGCGATCCATAAGCTGCAGCTCGGTGAGCAAGCGGCGAAGCGGATTGTGCTGGGGGATTGGGATCGTCAGGGGTGGGCGTTGCAGGTGGATGAGAGCGGCTATGCCTTGGCGCCGTTCGACTTCGCCCCGCCTCCACAACTGGCAGCGCCGGCTAACTGA
- a CDS encoding glutamine--tRNA ligase/YqeY domain fusion protein, translating into MSKPTVDPTSNAKSGPAVPVNFLRPIIQADLDSGKHTQIVTRFPPEPNGYLHIGHAKSICVNFGLAQEFGGVTHLRFDDTNPAKEDQEYIDAIESDVKWLGFEWSGEVRYASQYFDQLHDWAVELIKAGKAYVDDLTPEQAKEYRGSLTEPGKNSPFRDRSVEENLDWFARMRAGEFPDGARVLRAKIDMASPNMNLRDPIMYRIRHAHHHQTGDKWCIYPNYDFTHGQSDAIEGITHSICTLEFESHRPLYEWFLDALPVPAHPRQYEFSRLNLNYTITSKRKLKQLVDEKHVHGWDDPRMSTLSGFRRRGYTPASIRNFCDMIGTNRSDGVVDFGMLEFSIRQDLDANAPRAMCVLRPLKVVITNYPEDQVENLELPRHPQKEELGVRKLPFAREIYIDRDDFMEEPPKGYKRLEPNGEVRLRGSYVIRADEAIKDADGNIVELRCSYDPETLGKNPEGRKVKGVVHWVPAAASIECEVRLYDRLFRSPNPEKAEDSASFLDNINPDSLQVLTGCRAEPSLGNAQPEDRFQFEREGYFVADIKDSKPGQPVFNRTVTLRDSWGQ; encoded by the coding sequence ATGAGCAAGCCCACTGTCGACCCTACCTCGAATGCCAAGTCCGGCCCCGCCGTGCCGGTCAACTTCCTGCGGCCGATCATCCAGGCAGACCTGGACTCGGGCAAGCACACACAGATCGTCACCCGTTTCCCGCCTGAGCCCAACGGCTACCTGCACATCGGCCACGCCAAGTCGATCTGCGTGAACTTCGGCCTGGCCCAGGAGTTCGGCGGCGTCACGCATCTGCGTTTCGACGACACCAACCCGGCCAAGGAAGACCAGGAATACATCGACGCGATCGAAAGCGACGTCAAATGGCTGGGCTTCGAATGGTCCGGCGAAGTGCGCTACGCCTCGCAGTATTTTGACCAGTTGCACGACTGGGCCGTTGAGCTGATCAAGGCCGGCAAGGCTTACGTCGACGACCTGACCCCTGAGCAAGCCAAGGAATACCGTGGCAGCCTGACCGAGCCGGGCAAGAACAGCCCGTTCCGCGACCGTTCGGTTGAAGAGAACCTCGACTGGTTCGCCCGCATGCGTGCCGGTGAGTTCCCGGACGGCGCCCGCGTGCTGCGCGCGAAGATCGATATGGCCTCGCCGAACATGAACCTGCGCGACCCGATCATGTACCGCATCCGCCACGCTCATCACCATCAGACCGGTGACAAGTGGTGCATCTACCCGAACTACGACTTCACCCACGGTCAGTCGGACGCCATCGAAGGCATCACCCACTCGATCTGCACCCTGGAATTCGAAAGCCATCGTCCACTGTACGAGTGGTTCCTCGACGCCTTGCCAGTGCCGGCGCACCCGCGTCAGTACGAGTTCAGCCGCCTGAACCTCAACTACACCATCACCAGCAAGCGCAAGCTCAAGCAGCTTGTGGACGAGAAGCACGTCCATGGCTGGGATGATCCGCGCATGTCCACGCTGTCTGGCTTCCGCCGCCGTGGCTACACGCCGGCTTCGATCCGCAACTTCTGCGACATGATCGGCACCAACCGTTCCGATGGCGTGGTCGACTTCGGCATGCTCGAGTTCAGCATCCGTCAGGACCTGGACGCGAACGCCCCGCGCGCCATGTGCGTGCTGCGTCCGTTGAAAGTCGTGATCACTAACTACCCGGAAGACCAGGTCGAGAACCTCGAACTGCCGCGTCATCCGCAGAAAGAAGAACTCGGCGTGCGCAAGCTGCCGTTCGCCCGTGAAATCTACATCGACCGCGATGACTTCATGGAAGAACCGCCAAAGGGCTACAAGCGCCTGGAGCCGAATGGCGAAGTACGTCTGCGCGGCAGCTACGTGATCCGTGCCGACGAAGCGATCAAGGACGCCGACGGCAACATCGTCGAACTGCGTTGCTCGTACGACCCGGAAACCCTTGGTAAAAACCCTGAAGGCCGCAAGGTCAAAGGTGTGGTCCACTGGGTGCCGGCCGCTGCCAGCATCGAGTGCGAAGTGCGTCTGTACGATCGTCTGTTCCGTTCTCCGAATCCGGAGAAGGCTGAAGACAGCGCCAGTTTCCTCGACAACATCAACCCTGACTCACTGCAAGTGCTGACCGGTTGTCGTGCTGAGCCATCGCTTGGCAATGCACAGCCGGAAGACCGTTTCCAGTTCGAGCGCGAAGGCTACTTCGTCGCGGACATCAAGGACTCGAAACCAGGTCAGCCGGTATTCAACCGTACCGTGACCCTGCGTGATTCGTGGGGCCAGTGA